A stretch of DNA from Catenulispora acidiphila DSM 44928:
GGGACGGCGCGCAGCGTCTCCTCGCCGTTCTCGTCGGTCGTCAGGTCGTACTCGCGGTAGCCCAGGAATGCGAAGTGGTCCTCGGCCAGCCAGCGCAGCAGGTCCGAGGCGTCGGCCAGCTCCTCGGTGCGCACCGGCGGCTTCTGCTGGTCCGAGGCCGGGTGCAGGTCCTCGGCCAGGGACAGCGCGTTGGCCCGCATCTTCGGCCAGTCCTCGACCGCCTCGCGCACGTCGCGCAGCACCCGCTGCAGGTCGGCCTCGATCTCGGCGTAGCGCGTGCCGTCGGCGTCCTCGCGCGGGGACAGCCGGTCGATCTCGATGTGGATCCAGGACTCGACGGTCACGTCCGGGCCGGACTTGTCCTGGTCCGGCGCCAGGATCTCCAGCAGGTCGCCGGCCAGGTCGCGCCGGACGTGCATGACCGGGTGGATGATCACGTGGATGCCGCGGTCCTGGCGGGACAGCTCGGAGGTCACCGAGTCCACCAGGAACGGCATGTCGTCGGTGATGATCTCGACCACGGTGTGCCCGCTGGACCAGCCGGTGGTCTCCACGGTCGGGGTGTGCACCCGCACCTTCGCCGTACCCTGCGGCCGGGCGGCGGCCTGCGCCGCGTGCGACAGCGCCGCGGAGCGGATGTCCTTGGCGGCCGTGCCGATCAGGTCCTCGGGAGCCGCGTGGCGGTAGTACTCGTCGAGGTAGGCCTCCATGGCGCCGTCGCCGCGCGCCGGCATCAGCACCGCGGCCGAGGCGCCGCCCCCGGCGTCGGTCGTGGGTCTGGCCGCCTGGCTCAGCAGGTCGTCCTTCGCCTGATCGAGCTTGCCCAGTTTCGCACCTGTATACGTGCTCTGCATGGCCGTGTGAACTCTATTCTGTCGCGCGCCGTTGCGTGACTAAGTGGTTTCCGAGGGGACTCGCGCTACTGCGTGTGAAGTTGTCGAGCTGGGCCGGCGCGCATGGGGTCATACACGAGAAGACGACAGACACGCCGAAAAGTCACGTCTAGAGGAAGCTTCTGAGCTCCCACAGGAGCGGGAAGTAGTGCAAGCCGAGACGAGAACGCAGGTAGGGCGCGCCGGTCGAGCCGCCGGTTCCGGACTTGGTGCCGATCTGGCGCTCGACCATCCTCACGTGCCGGGCGCGCCACAGCGCGGCGGCCTCGTCGTGGTCGAGCAGCGCCTCGGAGAGCTCCCACAGCTCGCCGTAGCCGTCGCGGTCGCGGGCCACCTTGACCAGCGAGTCACGCAGTTCGTCGTCGGAGGCGGCGGGCAGGCCGGCCTGGGACACGGCGTGCACGAAGCCGTCCCACAGGCTCGGGGCGTCCAGCCGGTCGGCCAGGCGCTGCTGCTCGGCCTCGGTCAGACCGCGGAAGCGCTTGAGATAGGTCGGGTCCTTCGCGCCGGAGGCGAACTCCAGCTCGCGGAACTGCGCGGACTGGAAGCCCGAAGCCGGGGACAGCAGCTCGCGGAAGACCAGGAAGTCCTGGGGAGTCATGGTCTCCAGGACGGCGATCTGCCGGATCAGCACATCCTCGATCGTCGCGACCCGCTTGAGCAGGTGTTTGGCCCACCACAGCCGGCCGCCGAACATCGCCTCGGTGGCGGCGTCGACTTCGTGCAGGAGCTGCTTGAACCACAGCTCGTACACCTGGTGGATGGTGATGAACAGGAGTTCGTCGTGCGCCGGCGGATCCGATTCCAGGACCTGGGCGGACAACAGCTGCTCCAGCCGGAGGTACGAGCCGTAGGTAAGCTTCGCCCCCTCCTCGCCGAAGTGGTGGCTGGTGACCGTGTCTTGTTCCCCGAACGGCACAGCGTCGCCGAAATCGGAGGAGGCGCCTACAGGACAGCCGACGACGCTGTCGGCTGACGGTTCTTTCGTCACGTGTGCCAGGCTACCGCCGCACGGGCGGGCGCCAAGCCCGCTTTGCGATGACGGAATGGCAGCTCTTCGGCAATCCGCTGTACACCTTGGCCAGGCGCGGTAGGACTTCACACCAAAGCGGCGGGACTTGCCAACCGGCGGCCGGAACGGCTGCGTGTGGCAGCCGATCCGGTCGCGTCAGGTCAAGTCCCGGACCGCGATGCTCTGCCCGCCGGTGGTCTCGCCGGTCTCCTGGAAGCCCAGGCGTAGGTAGAAATCCTGAGGACCCGCGGGCCCGGGGTGGTAGCTGACGAACATCCGCGTCCCGCCCCGGCGGCGGATCTCGGCGGCGACCTCCTCGACCGCGAACCGGCCGTGGCCGCGCTGCTGTTCGCTCTGCCCGATGTTCAGCCGCCAGAGCCCCGAGCGCAGGTCGGGGGTGGCGCCGGCGCCCTGCGTCCAGTCGACGTCGAGGAAGGCCATCAGGAAACCGACGACGCGGTCGCCGTCCAGGATCAGCCGCGGCCAGGCGGAGGCGCCGTAGACGTAGGCCTGCGCCAGCGACTTCATCACCGGCGCCACCAGGTGCTCCTGGTCCCGGCGAACCTTCACCGCCACGGCGGCGTCGAAGTTCTCCGGTGTCACCGGTACCAGTCGCAGCCCGGTGGCCGTCGCGGTCTCGCTCATCGTCCGATCCCCTCCTGAAGGTGGTCGTCGCACAGGCTAGCCACACGACGACGGCGCGGCCCTGCCGAAGCAGCGCCGCGCCGTCCCCCGATCCCCGTATTCCCCCCGATCCCCGTGTCCCCCGTGTCCCCCGATCCCCCGATCCCCGTGGTCCCCCCCGGCTGCGAGCGGCGCGAGGCGTCAGCCGTCGGCCGCGATCGCCCGCAGCACGTTCATCCGCGAGGCCCGGAAGGCCGGCGCGAGCGCGGCCAGCAGGCCGACCACCGCGGCACCGAAGAAGACCGCGACGATGGTGCCCACCGGGATGGCCAGGGTGCTGATACCGATCCCGGACAGCACCCGCTGCGCGGCCACTCCCCAGGCCAGACCCAGCCCGACACCCAGAGCCGCGCCGAACAGCGCTATCACCACCGACTCCAGGCGGATCATGCGGCGGGTCTTGCGGCGTCCCATACCGATCGCCCGGATCAGGCCGATCTCGCGGGTGCGCTCCACCACCGACAGCGCCAGGGTGTTGACCACGCCCAGGATCGCCACCACGATCGCCAGGCCCAGCAGCCCGTAGACCATGTTCAGCACGCCGCCGACCTGGTCGTGGATCAGCTTCTTGTAGTCGGTCTGGCTCTTGACCGTCACCTGCGGGAAGGGCGCCAGGCCGTCCTTGAGCGCCTGGTAGGCCTTGTCCTGCTGGCCCTTGTCGGCCTTGGCGAACAGCATCAGGTCGTCGGGCTGCGCCGAAGCCGGCAGCGACTTGCTCAGGGTGTCCAGGGAGATGTAGCCGTCACCGTGGTTGAACACTGTCTTGTCGCTCAGGATGGCCAGCACCGGCAGCTTGACCGGCGTGCCGCCGTGGACGGTGACGGTCACGACCGAGCCGACGCTCGCGTTGCGCGACTTGGCCTCGGCTGCCGGGATCGCGATGCCCGGCTTGGTGAACACCTCGGACAGCGAGCCCGCGGTGGTGGTGGCGTCGAAGTCCTGGACCATGGTCGGCGAGGCCGCCGCGATCTGCATCTTGCCGTCGCCGGAGGAGCCGGAGACCGTGGCGTCCAGGAACTTGTTCTCCGTGACGTGCGCCAGGCCCGGCGTCGCCTCGGTCTTGGCCAGCACCTCGGGGGTGATCACCAGACCGCCGTTGGTGGTGATGATGTAGTCGGCGCCGACGCTGCGGTCCATCTCGGCGGTCGCCGAGGTGACCAGCGAGGAGCCGACCACGGCCATCCCGGAGACCAGCGACAGCCCGATCATCAGGGCCGCGGCGGTGGCGCCGGTGCGGCGCGGGTTCCGCAGGGCGTTGCGTTGCGCCATGGTGCCGACCGAGCCGTAGGCCGCCGGCATCCAGACGCCGAGCACCCGGATCACCACGCCGGCCAGCAGCGGGCCGAGCAGGATCGCGCCGATCAGGGTGACCAGCACGCCCAGGCCCAGCAGCAGCCCCCCGGCTGCCGAGGCGCCGTTGGCCGCGCCGCCGATCAGCGCCGCGGCGCCGCCGCCGATGATGGCCAGACCGATGCCGTTGCGCAGCCACGAGGACCGGCGGTCCCCCGGCGTCCCGGCGTCGCGCAGCGCCGCCATCGGCGTGATGCGGGCCGCGCGGCGGGCCGGGATCCAGACCGCGAGCAGGGTGACCAGCACGCCGACCGCGTAGCCGGCGATCACCGCGGTCGGGGTCACCGACATGTCGGAGGCCTGCAGGTTCATCCCGACGCCGTTCATGACGGCGATCAGGCCGTAGGCCAGGCCGGCGCCGGCGGCG
This window harbors:
- a CDS encoding tryptophan 2,3-dioxygenase, with the protein product MTKEPSADSVVGCPVGASSDFGDAVPFGEQDTVTSHHFGEEGAKLTYGSYLRLEQLLSAQVLESDPPAHDELLFITIHQVYELWFKQLLHEVDAATEAMFGGRLWWAKHLLKRVATIEDVLIRQIAVLETMTPQDFLVFRELLSPASGFQSAQFRELEFASGAKDPTYLKRFRGLTEAEQQRLADRLDAPSLWDGFVHAVSQAGLPAASDDELRDSLVKVARDRDGYGELWELSEALLDHDEAAALWRARHVRMVERQIGTKSGTGGSTGAPYLRSRLGLHYFPLLWELRSFL
- a CDS encoding GNAT family N-acetyltransferase — protein: MSETATATGLRLVPVTPENFDAAVAVKVRRDQEHLVAPVMKSLAQAYVYGASAWPRLILDGDRVVGFLMAFLDVDWTQGAGATPDLRSGLWRLNIGQSEQQRGHGRFAVEEVAAEIRRRGGTRMFVSYHPGPAGPQDFYLRLGFQETGETTGGQSIAVRDLT
- a CDS encoding ABC transporter permease, producing MWKASRRNFFAHKGRLWLSLVAVVLSVAFVTGTLMFTSTITTTFDRLFATTASDVAVSAKVDKDAAPGSPEQTVSASVLDGVKALPGVQAVYGDITTDRLAVVGADNKAISNSAGGPTIGANWYATPHPAVNLTSGRPPAGPGDVVVDADTAAKKHLALGSPLRVVTGTDAGTFQVTVSGIATFRTTNPGETLFYFDTNTAQTKLLGKPGVFTGVDLDAKPGTADDTLKSEVSAKLGAGYDVKTRAEQEADGRNSVGFIGFMKYVMLGFAGISLMVGAFLIVNTFQMLVAQRTRELGLLRALGASRRQVNRSVRLEALLLGVIGASLGIAAGAGLAYGLIAVMNGVGMNLQASDMSVTPTAVIAGYAVGVLVTLLAVWIPARRAARITPMAALRDAGTPGDRRSSWLRNGIGLAIIGGGAAALIGGAANGASAAGGLLLGLGVLVTLIGAILLGPLLAGVVIRVLGVWMPAAYGSVGTMAQRNALRNPRRTGATAAALMIGLSLVSGMAVVGSSLVTSATAEMDRSVGADYIITTNGGLVITPEVLAKTEATPGLAHVTENKFLDATVSGSSGDGKMQIAAASPTMVQDFDATTTAGSLSEVFTKPGIAIPAAEAKSRNASVGSVVTVTVHGGTPVKLPVLAILSDKTVFNHGDGYISLDTLSKSLPASAQPDDLMLFAKADKGQQDKAYQALKDGLAPFPQVTVKSQTDYKKLIHDQVGGVLNMVYGLLGLAIVVAILGVVNTLALSVVERTREIGLIRAIGMGRRKTRRMIRLESVVIALFGAALGVGLGLAWGVAAQRVLSGIGISTLAIPVGTIVAVFFGAAVVGLLAALAPAFRASRMNVLRAIAADG